From the Serratia nematodiphila DZ0503SBS1 genome, one window contains:
- the cmk gene encoding (d)CMP kinase yields MTATAPVITVDGPSGAGKGTLCKALAESLGWRLLDSGAIYRVLALAALHHQVDITSEEALVPLAAHLDVRFVAQDGKLQVILEGEDVSNEIRTETVGNTASQAAAFPRVREALLRRQRAFREAPGLIADGRDMGTVVFPDAPVKIFLDASSEERAHRRMLQLQEKGFNVNFERLLAEIKERDDRDRNRPIAPLVPASDALVLDSTSMSIEEVIRQALTYAQKVLALPQQ; encoded by the coding sequence ATGACGGCTACAGCCCCGGTGATAACCGTTGATGGACCAAGTGGCGCGGGCAAAGGCACGCTGTGTAAAGCGTTGGCCGAGTCCCTTGGTTGGCGTTTGCTGGACTCCGGCGCGATCTATCGCGTGCTGGCGCTGGCGGCGTTGCATCATCAGGTGGATATCACTTCTGAGGAAGCGCTGGTTCCGCTGGCCGCACATCTCGATGTTCGCTTCGTTGCCCAGGACGGCAAGCTGCAGGTGATTTTGGAAGGTGAGGACGTCAGTAATGAGATCCGCACCGAAACCGTCGGCAACACCGCGTCGCAAGCTGCGGCGTTTCCGCGCGTGCGCGAGGCGTTGCTGCGCCGCCAGCGCGCATTCCGCGAGGCGCCCGGCCTGATTGCCGATGGCCGCGACATGGGCACGGTGGTGTTCCCTGACGCGCCGGTCAAGATTTTCCTCGACGCCAGCTCGGAGGAGCGCGCGCACCGCCGCATGCTGCAGTTGCAGGAGAAAGGCTTTAATGTTAACTTTGAACGTCTTTTAGCCGAGATAAAGGAACGGGACGACCGTGACCGTAATCGGCCTATCGCGCCTCTGGTGCCCGCTTCTGACGCCCTCGTGCTGGATTCTACCAGCATGTCGATCGAAGAAGTGATCCGGCAGGCGTTGACGTATGCACAGAAAGTGTTGGCGTTGCCGCAGCAATAA
- the aroA gene encoding 3-phosphoshikimate 1-carboxyvinyltransferase, which yields MVDSLTLQPVALVNGTVNLPGSKSVSNRALLLAALAEGTTRLTNLLDSDDVRHMLNALQALGVNYRLSADRTVCEVTGVAGPLVANQPLELFLGNAGTAMRPLAAALCLGEGDVVLTGEPRMKERPIGHLVDALRQGGAQIDYLEQTDYPPIRLRGGFLGGDVTVDGSVSSQFLTALLMTAPLAPQDTQIHIKGELVSKPYIDITLHLMRTFGVSVSHDNYRVFHIQGRQTYIAPGDYLVEGDASSASYFLAAAAIKGGTVRVTGIGRKSVQGDTKFADVLEKMGARITWGDDFIECSRGELRGIDMDMNHIPDAAMTIATAALFAEGPTTIRNIYNWRVKETDRLAAMATELRKVGAEVDEGEDYIHVVPPAKLQFAEIGTYNDHRMAMCFSLVALSDTPVTILDPKCTAKTFPDYFEQLARISQLA from the coding sequence ATGGTGGATTCCCTGACGTTACAACCGGTCGCCCTGGTCAATGGCACCGTCAACTTACCCGGCTCGAAGAGCGTTTCTAACCGCGCTCTGCTGCTGGCGGCGCTGGCGGAGGGAACGACCCGGCTGACCAACCTGCTGGACAGCGACGACGTGCGTCATATGCTGAATGCGCTGCAGGCGTTGGGTGTGAACTACCGGCTTTCCGCCGACCGCACCGTGTGTGAAGTGACCGGCGTGGCCGGGCCGTTGGTGGCCAACCAACCGCTGGAACTGTTCCTCGGCAATGCCGGCACCGCGATGCGCCCACTGGCGGCGGCGCTGTGCCTAGGTGAAGGCGACGTGGTGCTGACCGGGGAACCCCGCATGAAAGAACGCCCGATCGGCCATCTGGTGGACGCGTTGCGCCAGGGCGGGGCGCAGATTGATTACCTCGAACAGACCGATTACCCGCCGATTCGCCTGCGCGGCGGTTTCCTGGGCGGCGACGTCACCGTTGACGGCAGCGTCTCCAGCCAGTTCCTGACCGCGTTGCTGATGACCGCGCCCCTGGCGCCGCAGGATACGCAGATCCACATCAAGGGCGAGCTGGTTTCCAAGCCGTACATCGACATTACGCTGCATCTGATGCGCACCTTCGGCGTATCGGTGAGCCATGACAACTACCGGGTATTCCATATCCAGGGGCGCCAGACGTATATCGCGCCGGGCGATTACCTGGTTGAGGGCGACGCTTCTTCCGCCTCTTACTTCCTGGCGGCGGCGGCGATCAAGGGCGGCACCGTGCGCGTGACCGGCATCGGCCGCAAAAGCGTGCAGGGCGACACCAAGTTTGCCGACGTGCTGGAGAAAATGGGCGCGCGCATCACCTGGGGCGACGATTTCATCGAGTGCAGCCGCGGTGAACTGCGCGGCATCGACATGGACATGAACCACATTCCCGACGCGGCGATGACCATCGCCACCGCAGCGCTGTTCGCCGAGGGGCCGACCACCATCCGCAATATCTACAACTGGCGGGTGAAGGAGACCGACCGTCTGGCGGCGATGGCCACCGAGCTGCGTAAAGTGGGGGCGGAAGTGGACGAAGGCGAAGACTACATTCACGTCGTGCCGCCGGCCAAACTGCAGTTCGCCGAGATCGGCACCTACAATGATCACCGCATGGCAATGTGCTTCTCGCTGGTGGCGCTGTCGGATACGCCGGTCACCATTCTCGATCCGAAATGCACCGCGAAGACCTTCCCGGATTATTTCGAACAGCTGGCGCGCATCAGCCAGCTGGCGTAA
- the serC gene encoding 3-phosphoserine/phosphohydroxythreonine transaminase translates to MTQVYNFSSGPAMLPVEVLRRAEQELCNWHGLGTSVMEISHRSKEFIAVAEQAEQDLRDLLKVPSNYKVLFCHGGARAQFAALPLNLLGDKATADYIDGGYWAHSAIKEAEKYCAPNVIDVKTRIDGLSGIKPMKEWQLSADAAYVHYCPNETIDGVAIDETPDFGDKVVIGDYSSTILSRPLDVSRFGVIYAGAQKNIGPAGLTLVIVRDDLLGKARKEVPSILDYTVLAENDSMFNTPPTFAWYLSGLVFKWLKEQGGLVEMQKRNQAKAELLYATIDKSDFYRSQVAIANRSWMNVPFQLADAALDKVFLSEAEAIGLQALKGHRVVGGMRASIYNAMPLAGVQALTDFMADFERRHG, encoded by the coding sequence ATGACTCAGGTTTATAATTTTAGCTCTGGCCCGGCGATGCTGCCGGTGGAAGTGTTGCGTCGTGCGGAACAGGAACTGTGCAACTGGCACGGCCTGGGAACGTCTGTGATGGAGATCAGTCACCGCAGCAAAGAATTCATCGCCGTTGCCGAGCAGGCGGAACAGGATCTGCGCGATCTGCTGAAAGTCCCCTCCAACTATAAAGTGCTGTTTTGCCACGGCGGCGCCCGCGCGCAGTTCGCAGCGCTGCCGCTGAACCTGCTGGGCGACAAGGCCACCGCCGACTATATCGACGGCGGCTATTGGGCGCACAGCGCCATCAAGGAAGCGGAAAAGTATTGCGCCCCGAACGTCATCGACGTGAAAACCCGCATCGACGGCCTGAGCGGCATCAAGCCGATGAAAGAGTGGCAGCTCAGCGCCGACGCGGCTTATGTGCACTATTGCCCGAATGAGACCATCGACGGCGTGGCCATCGATGAAACGCCGGACTTCGGCGACAAAGTGGTGATCGGCGATTACTCCTCGACCATCCTGTCCCGCCCGCTCGACGTCAGCCGCTTCGGCGTGATTTACGCCGGCGCGCAGAAAAATATCGGCCCGGCCGGTCTGACGCTGGTGATCGTGCGTGACGATCTGTTGGGCAAGGCGCGTAAAGAAGTGCCGTCGATCCTCGATTACACCGTGTTGGCCGAGAACGATTCGATGTTCAATACCCCGCCGACCTTCGCCTGGTACCTGTCCGGGCTGGTGTTCAAATGGCTGAAAGAGCAGGGCGGCCTGGTGGAGATGCAAAAACGCAATCAGGCTAAGGCCGAGCTGCTGTACGCGACCATCGATAAATCCGACTTCTACCGCAGCCAGGTTGCCATCGCCAACCGTTCCTGGATGAACGTGCCGTTCCAGCTGGCCGATGCGGCGCTGGACAAGGTGTTCCTCAGCGAAGCCGAGGCTATCGGCCTGCAGGCGCTGAAAGGCCACCGGGTAGTTGGCGGCATGCGCGCTTCTATTTACAATGCCATGCCGCTGGCCGGCGTCCAGGCGCTGACCGACTTCATGGCCGACTTCGAACGTCGTCACGGTTGA
- the ansB gene encoding L-asparaginase 2, with the protein MKSVKLSALTLLLTGVSASALALPNITLLATGGTIAGGGDSATKSNYTAGKLGVEALVDAVPALKDIANVQGEQVVNIGSQDMNDQVWLTLAKKIDADCGKTDGFVITHGTDTLEETAYFLDLTVKCDKPVVLVGAMRPATAMSADGPFNLYNAVVTAADPQSANRGVLVAMNDTVLDARDVTKTNTTAVQTFQSPNYGPLGYIHNGKIDYQRSPQRKHTRETPFDVSKLNELPKVGIVYNYANASDAPAKALIAEGYQGIVSAGVGNGNLYKTVFDTLATAAHNGVAVVRSSRVPTGATTEDAEVDDAKYGFVAAGTLNPQKARILLQLALTQTKDAKQIQQMFNQY; encoded by the coding sequence ATGAAATCAGTGAAACTCAGCGCGTTAACCCTCTTGTTGACCGGCGTCAGCGCCTCGGCGCTGGCGCTGCCCAACATCACCCTGCTGGCGACCGGCGGCACTATCGCCGGCGGCGGCGATTCGGCGACGAAATCCAACTATACCGCGGGCAAGCTTGGCGTCGAGGCGTTGGTCGATGCGGTGCCGGCGCTGAAGGATATCGCCAACGTGCAGGGGGAGCAGGTGGTGAACATCGGCTCGCAGGACATGAACGATCAGGTCTGGCTGACGCTGGCGAAGAAAATTGACGCCGACTGCGGCAAAACCGACGGCTTCGTCATCACTCACGGCACCGATACGCTGGAAGAGACGGCCTATTTCCTTGATTTGACGGTGAAATGCGACAAGCCGGTGGTGTTGGTGGGGGCGATGCGGCCGGCGACGGCGATGAGCGCCGACGGTCCGTTCAACCTGTATAACGCGGTGGTGACGGCGGCGGATCCGCAATCGGCCAACCGCGGGGTGCTGGTGGCGATGAACGACACCGTGCTGGACGCGCGTGACGTCACCAAGACTAATACCACCGCCGTGCAGACCTTCCAGTCGCCAAACTACGGCCCGCTGGGGTATATCCACAACGGCAAGATCGATTACCAGCGCTCGCCGCAGCGTAAGCATACCCGGGAGACGCCGTTCGACGTCAGCAAGCTGAACGAGCTGCCGAAGGTCGGCATCGTCTACAACTACGCCAACGCCTCCGATGCGCCGGCCAAGGCGCTGATCGCCGAAGGCTATCAGGGCATCGTCAGCGCCGGGGTCGGCAACGGCAACCTGTATAAAACCGTGTTCGACACCCTGGCGACGGCGGCGCACAACGGCGTGGCGGTGGTGCGTTCTTCGCGCGTGCCGACCGGCGCCACCACCGAGGATGCGGAAGTGGACGACGCCAAGTACGGCTTCGTGGCCGCCGGCACGCTGAATCCGCAAAAGGCGCGCATTCTGCTGCAGCTGGCGCTGACGCAAACCAAAGACGCGAAGCAGATCCAGCAGATGTTTAATCAGTACTGA
- the ycaO gene encoding 30S ribosomal protein S12 methylthiotransferase accessory factor YcaO, with protein MTQTFIPGKDAALEDSISRFQQKLSDLGFNIEEASWLNPVPHVWSVHIRDRDCPLCFTNGKGASKKAALASALGEYFERLSTNYFFADFYLGKQIAEGDFVHYPNEKWFPIPEDDALPAGILDERLHAFYDPQQELSASDLVDLQSGNADRGVCALPFTRQSDQQTVYIPMNIIGNLYVSNGMSAGNTANEARVQGLSEVFERYVKNRIIAESISLPAIPDEVLNRYPGVVEAIAKLEEEGFPILSYDASLGGNYPVICVVLFNPTNGTCFASFGAHPDFGVALERTVTELLQGRSLKDLDVFTAPTFDDEEVAEHTNLETHFIDSSGLISWDLFKQDADYPFVDWNFSGSTQEEFATLMSIFDKEDAEVYIADYEHLGVYACRIIVPGMSDIYPAEDLLLANNSMGAHLRDTLLALPGSEWEPEEYLALIEQLDDEGLDDFTRVRELLGIASGKDNAWYTLRVGELKSMLALAGGDLDQALIWTEWTQDFNASVLSPARSNYYRCLQTLLLLAQEPEREAAQYYTAFVKMYGQEAVDAASAAISGEERFNGLFAVDADLKALPAHQALLAAYEKLQAAKRRHWAKA; from the coding sequence ATGACGCAAACTTTTATCCCCGGTAAAGACGCCGCCCTGGAAGACTCCATCTCCCGTTTCCAGCAGAAACTGAGCGATCTCGGTTTCAACATCGAAGAAGCCTCCTGGCTGAACCCGGTGCCGCACGTGTGGTCGGTGCACATCCGCGATCGCGATTGCCCGCTGTGCTTCACCAACGGCAAAGGCGCCAGCAAAAAAGCCGCGCTGGCCTCCGCGCTGGGTGAATATTTCGAGCGCCTGTCCACCAACTACTTCTTCGCCGATTTCTATCTGGGCAAGCAGATCGCCGAAGGCGACTTCGTGCACTATCCGAATGAGAAATGGTTCCCGATCCCTGAAGACGACGCGCTGCCGGCCGGCATCCTCGACGAACGTCTGCACGCCTTCTACGATCCGCAGCAAGAGCTGAGCGCCAGCGATCTGGTCGATCTGCAGTCCGGCAACGCCGATCGCGGCGTGTGTGCACTGCCGTTTACCCGTCAGTCCGACCAGCAAACCGTGTACATCCCGATGAATATCATCGGCAACCTGTATGTTTCCAACGGCATGTCCGCCGGCAACACCGCCAACGAAGCGCGCGTGCAGGGCCTGTCGGAAGTGTTCGAGCGTTATGTGAAAAACCGCATCATCGCCGAATCCATCAGCCTGCCGGCGATCCCGGACGAGGTGCTGAACCGCTATCCGGGCGTGGTGGAAGCCATCGCCAAGTTGGAAGAGGAAGGTTTCCCGATCCTCTCCTATGACGCCTCGCTGGGCGGCAACTACCCGGTGATCTGCGTGGTGCTGTTCAACCCGACCAACGGCACCTGCTTCGCTTCATTCGGCGCGCACCCGGACTTCGGCGTGGCGCTGGAGCGCACGGTAACCGAACTGCTGCAGGGCCGCAGCCTGAAAGATCTCGACGTGTTCACCGCGCCGACCTTCGATGACGAAGAAGTGGCGGAACACACCAACCTGGAAACGCACTTCATCGACTCCAGCGGCCTGATCTCCTGGGATCTGTTCAAGCAGGACGCGGACTATCCGTTCGTTGACTGGAACTTCAGCGGCAGCACGCAGGAAGAGTTCGCCACCCTGATGAGCATCTTCGACAAGGAAGACGCGGAAGTGTACATCGCCGACTACGAGCACCTGGGCGTCTACGCTTGCCGCATCATCGTGCCGGGCATGTCCGATATCTACCCGGCGGAAGACCTGCTGCTGGCTAACAACAGCATGGGGGCGCACCTGCGCGATACACTGCTGGCGCTGCCGGGCAGCGAGTGGGAGCCGGAAGAATACCTGGCGCTGATCGAGCAGTTGGACGACGAAGGGCTGGACGATTTCACCCGCGTACGCGAACTGCTTGGCATTGCCAGCGGCAAAGACAACGCCTGGTATACCCTGCGCGTGGGCGAGCTGAAGTCGATGCTGGCGCTGGCGGGCGGCGATCTGGATCAGGCGCTGATCTGGACCGAATGGACGCAGGACTTCAACGCCTCGGTGCTGAGCCCGGCGCGCAGCAACTACTACCGCTGCCTGCAAACGCTGCTGCTGCTGGCGCAGGAGCCTGAACGCGAAGCGGCGCAGTACTATACCGCGTTCGTGAAGATGTACGGCCAGGAAGCGGTCGACGCCGCCTCCGCCGCCATCAGCGGTGAAGAGCGCTTCAACGGGCTGTTCGCCGTCGATGCCGATCTGAAGGCGCTGCCGGCCCATCAGGCGCTGCTGGCGGCTTACGAGAAGCTGCAGGCGGCCAAACGCCGCCACTGGGCCAAGGCCTAA
- the focA gene encoding formate transporter FocA has product MKTDSPFDLILPAATAKIAEDAGVYKATKHPLKTFYLAITAGVFISIAFVFYITATTGTAGVPFGLAKLVGGICFSLGLMLVVVSGADLFTSTVLIVIAKASGRISWGQLGANWLNVYLGNLVGALFFVALIWFSGEYMVANGQWGLNVLQTADHKLHHTFIEAVCLGILANLMVCLAVWMSYSGRTLTDKMLAMVLPVGMFVASGFEHSIANMFMIPMGIVVKHFATPEFWQAVGAVPEQFAHLTVSNFIIDNLIPVTLGNIIGGGLLVGLTYWVIYLRGGREQH; this is encoded by the coding sequence TTGAAAACTGACAGCCCCTTCGATCTGATTTTACCTGCGGCAACGGCGAAAATCGCTGAAGATGCCGGCGTGTATAAAGCCACCAAACATCCGCTGAAAACGTTTTATTTGGCGATCACCGCCGGTGTCTTCATTTCCATCGCATTCGTCTTCTACATCACGGCGACCACCGGCACCGCCGGCGTGCCTTTCGGGCTGGCGAAACTGGTCGGCGGCATCTGCTTCTCTCTCGGGTTAATGCTGGTGGTGGTGTCGGGCGCCGACCTGTTCACCTCTACCGTGCTTATCGTCATCGCCAAGGCCAGCGGCCGCATCAGCTGGGGCCAGCTGGGCGCCAACTGGCTGAACGTTTATCTCGGCAACCTGGTCGGCGCGCTGTTCTTCGTGGCGCTGATCTGGTTCTCCGGCGAGTATATGGTCGCCAACGGCCAGTGGGGCCTGAATGTCCTGCAAACCGCAGACCACAAGCTGCATCACACCTTCATCGAAGCCGTGTGCCTCGGCATTCTGGCCAACCTGATGGTCTGCCTGGCGGTCTGGATGAGCTACTCCGGCCGCACCCTGACCGACAAGATGCTCGCCATGGTGCTGCCGGTCGGGATGTTTGTCGCCAGCGGTTTCGAGCACAGCATCGCCAACATGTTTATGATCCCTATGGGCATCGTGGTCAAACACTTCGCCACGCCGGAATTCTGGCAAGCCGTAGGGGCGGTACCTGAGCAATTCGCTCATCTGACAGTAAGCAACTTCATCATCGACAACCTGATTCCGGTCACCCTCGGTAACATCATCGGCGGTGGTCTGCTGGTTGGGTTGACTTACTGGGTAATTTATCTGCGCGGGGGCCGCGAGCAGCACTAA